The following are encoded together in the Streptomyces rapamycinicus NRRL 5491 genome:
- a CDS encoding acyl-CoA synthetase, with the protein MTAPLLTSLAASGDDRPDALSVGGRALSREELLGAAGAVAARIAGAPVVAVRATATPETVVAVVGALLAGVPVVPVPPDSGPAERDHILRDSGATLLLTGEAVDAPVETVPVDLTERAAWTKAEPDPESTAFVLYTSGTTGAPKGALISRRAVAADLDGLAAAWAWTPEDTLVHGLPLFHVHGLVLGVLGALRTGSRLVHTGKPTPAAYAAADGSLYFGVPTVWNRIVQDPDSARALASARLLVSGSAPLPAPVFRELERLTGQRPIERYGMTETLITISTRADGERRPGYVGTPLSGIRTRIAAEEGAEIGELQLTGPTLFDGYLNRPEATAGSYTEDGWFRTGDIAAIDPDGFHRIVGRASTDMIKSGGYRIGAGEVENALLDHPAVREAAVVGAPHEDLGQEIVAYVVADGIGERELIDFVASQLSVHKRPRKVRFLEALPRNAMGKPQKKLLPPA; encoded by the coding sequence GTGACCGCACCTCTCCTCACGTCCCTCGCCGCGTCCGGCGACGACCGCCCCGACGCGCTGAGCGTCGGCGGCCGCGCGCTCTCGCGCGAGGAACTGCTCGGTGCCGCGGGCGCGGTGGCGGCCCGTATCGCCGGCGCGCCGGTCGTCGCGGTCCGGGCGACCGCGACCCCGGAGACGGTGGTCGCGGTGGTCGGCGCGCTGCTGGCCGGGGTGCCGGTGGTGCCCGTACCGCCGGACTCCGGCCCGGCCGAACGCGACCACATACTGCGGGACTCGGGCGCCACCCTGCTGCTCACCGGGGAGGCCGTGGACGCCCCGGTCGAGACCGTTCCGGTGGACCTGACCGAGCGCGCGGCGTGGACGAAGGCGGAGCCGGACCCGGAGTCCACGGCGTTCGTCCTCTACACCTCGGGCACCACGGGGGCGCCCAAGGGCGCGCTGATCTCCCGGCGGGCGGTCGCCGCCGACCTGGACGGACTCGCCGCGGCCTGGGCCTGGACCCCGGAGGACACCCTGGTCCACGGGCTGCCGCTGTTCCATGTGCACGGTCTGGTGCTCGGCGTGCTGGGCGCGCTGCGGACGGGCAGTCGCCTCGTCCACACCGGCAAGCCGACCCCGGCGGCGTACGCGGCGGCGGACGGCAGCCTCTACTTCGGCGTCCCCACCGTCTGGAACCGCATCGTCCAGGACCCGGACTCCGCCCGCGCCCTGGCCTCCGCCCGGCTCCTGGTCTCCGGCAGCGCCCCGCTCCCCGCCCCCGTCTTCCGCGAGCTGGAGCGGCTCACCGGCCAGCGCCCCATCGAGCGCTACGGCATGACCGAGACCCTCATCACCATCAGCACCCGCGCCGACGGCGAACGCCGCCCCGGCTATGTCGGCACCCCGCTCTCGGGCATCCGCACCCGGATCGCCGCCGAGGAGGGCGCCGAGATCGGCGAGCTCCAGCTGACCGGCCCGACCCTCTTCGACGGCTACCTCAACCGCCCCGAGGCCACGGCCGGTTCGTACACCGAGGACGGCTGGTTCCGCACGGGCGACATCGCCGCCATCGACCCCGACGGCTTCCACCGCATCGTGGGCCGCGCCTCCACCGACATGATCAAGTCCGGCGGCTACCGCATCGGCGCGGGCGAGGTCGAGAACGCCCTGCTGGACCACCCGGCCGTCCGCGAGGCCGCCGTCGTCGGCGCCCCGCACGAGGACCTGGGCCAGGAGATCGTCGCGTACGTCGTGGCCGACGGCATCGGCGAGCGGGAGCTGATCGACTTCGTCGCCTCCCAGCTCTCCGTCCACAAGCGCCCCCGCAAGGTCCGCTTCCTGGAGGCCCTCCCCCGCAACGCCATGGGCAAGCCCCAAAAAAAGCTCCTGCCCCCGGCCTGA
- a CDS encoding ABC transporter permease, with the protein MLELLQNLLRWLTSGSQWSGPDGIATRLLEHLQYSLLATLVAAAIALPVGLLIGHTGRGAFLAINLSGFGRALPTVGLVTLVFLASGLSMWPVYVSLVALAVPVIVTNTYAGMAAVDPEVRDAARGQGMRWYQVLFQVELPLALPLIMTGLRLACVQVVATATIAAYVSFGGLGRYVFDGLAQRDLVQVLGGAVLVAVLAIALDLALAGVQRLLFRNRPPRAHAH; encoded by the coding sequence ATGCTCGAACTACTCCAGAACCTCCTCCGCTGGCTGACCAGCGGCTCCCAGTGGTCCGGGCCCGACGGCATCGCCACCCGCCTGCTGGAGCACCTCCAGTACTCGCTGCTGGCCACCCTGGTCGCCGCCGCCATCGCCCTCCCGGTCGGGCTGCTCATCGGGCACACCGGGCGCGGCGCGTTCCTCGCCATCAACCTCTCCGGCTTCGGCCGGGCCCTGCCGACCGTCGGCCTGGTCACACTGGTCTTCCTGGCCAGCGGGCTGAGCATGTGGCCGGTGTACGTCTCGCTGGTCGCCCTCGCCGTCCCGGTGATCGTCACCAATACGTACGCGGGCATGGCCGCCGTGGACCCCGAGGTCAGGGACGCGGCGCGGGGCCAGGGCATGCGCTGGTACCAGGTGCTGTTCCAGGTCGAACTGCCGCTCGCGCTGCCGCTGATCATGACCGGGCTGCGGCTGGCCTGCGTCCAGGTCGTGGCCACCGCCACCATCGCCGCGTACGTCAGCTTCGGCGGGCTCGGCCGCTATGTCTTCGACGGGCTCGCCCAGCGCGATCTGGTGCAGGTGCTGGGCGGGGCGGTGCTGGTCGCCGTGCTGGCCATCGCCCTGGACCTGGCGCTGGCCGGAGTGCAGCGCCTGCTGTTCCGCAACCGCCCCCCGCGCGCCCACGCGCACTGA
- a CDS encoding ABC transporter substrate-binding protein has protein sequence MNRRKLLGGLLAGASVPTLAACGGGITSLKGDGGSGGSGGGSSLGGLVIGTANFTENQLLGYLYAEALKGAGIKTSVRPNLGSREIVIPALQQGDIDLLPEYQGNLLLHFDDKAPQTEAGDLQNALTVALPSGLEALSYAAAEDKDVFCVTREAARKYGLRSFADLARQNGKLIFGGPAEDKNRVVGLVGLKDRYGVTFKEFKALDASGPLVKGALKKGDVDVANLFSTDPDIEANDWVILADPKALIPAQHIVPVVRGAKADAKVRKALARLGGALTTRELARLNKLVSNDKKDPDRVAADWAAKNGLTKK, from the coding sequence ATGAACCGCAGGAAACTGCTCGGCGGCCTGCTCGCCGGCGCCTCCGTGCCCACGCTCGCCGCCTGCGGCGGCGGTATCACCTCGCTCAAGGGCGACGGCGGCAGCGGCGGCTCGGGCGGCGGCAGCAGCCTGGGCGGGCTGGTCATCGGCACCGCCAACTTCACCGAGAACCAGCTGCTGGGCTACCTCTACGCCGAGGCGCTGAAGGGCGCGGGCATCAAGACCAGCGTGCGGCCCAACCTCGGCTCCCGAGAGATCGTCATACCCGCCCTCCAGCAGGGCGACATCGATCTGCTCCCCGAGTACCAGGGCAATCTGCTGCTCCACTTCGACGACAAGGCCCCGCAGACCGAGGCCGGCGACCTCCAGAACGCCCTCACCGTGGCCCTCCCCAGCGGTCTGGAGGCCCTGTCGTACGCGGCCGCCGAGGACAAGGACGTCTTCTGCGTCACCCGCGAGGCCGCCCGGAAGTACGGGCTGCGCAGCTTCGCCGACCTCGCCAGGCAGAACGGCAAGCTGATCTTCGGCGGCCCGGCCGAGGACAAGAACCGCGTGGTCGGCCTGGTCGGCCTCAAGGACCGTTACGGCGTGACCTTCAAGGAGTTCAAGGCCCTCGACGCCTCCGGGCCCCTGGTCAAGGGCGCGTTGAAGAAGGGCGACGTGGACGTCGCCAACCTCTTCTCCACCGACCCCGACATCGAGGCCAACGACTGGGTGATCCTCGCCGACCCCAAGGCCCTCATCCCGGCCCAGCACATCGTGCCCGTGGTCCGCGGCGCCAAGGCCGACGCCAAGGTCCGCAAGGCCCTGGCCCGCCTCGGCGGCGCCCTCACCACCCGCGAACTGGCCCGGCTCAACAAGCTGGTGAGCAACGACAAGAAGGACCCGGACCGGGTCGCCGCCGACTGGGCCGCCAAGAACGGCCTCACCAAGAAGTAG
- a CDS encoding purine-cytosine permease family protein, producing the protein MPDSPDALDSLVEKRSIDVVPDAERHGTAFSQFTLWLGANLQITAVVTGALAVVFGAAAFWAIIALLIGNLLGGAVMALHSAQGPRLGLPQMISSRAQFGVRGAIVPLLLVIVMYVGFFASGSVLAGQAVGELTHLGDTTGIVLFALVTAVAAAVGYRLIHTLGRIAGVVCALAFVYLGIRLLDRTDLATLLHDRTFDFPLFLLAVSLSASWQLAFGPYVADYSRYLPRTTSAKATFSWTLAGTVLGSQWSMTFGALAAAAAGHAFVGHEVTYIVGLGGGAALITSLLYFVIALGKLTINVLNTYGGFMSMVTSVSGFRGRATLSPRGRAAYIAGIMVAGTAVALLGKDSFLSSFKDFLLFLLTFFTPWSAINLVDYYAIAKERYDIPALSDPNGRYGAWRWKALTTYALGVLAQLPFLSTAFYTGPFVAPLGGADISWLIGLAVPAAVYWLLAHRDTAHVPDHMILTPDPPSDRPYVTESG; encoded by the coding sequence ATGCCCGACTCCCCGGACGCGCTGGACTCTTTGGTCGAAAAGCGCTCGATCGACGTCGTCCCGGACGCGGAGCGCCATGGCACCGCCTTCAGCCAGTTCACCCTGTGGCTCGGCGCCAACCTCCAGATCACCGCCGTCGTGACCGGCGCCCTGGCCGTCGTCTTCGGCGCCGCCGCCTTCTGGGCGATCATCGCCCTGCTGATCGGCAACCTGCTCGGAGGAGCCGTCATGGCGCTCCACTCCGCCCAGGGACCGCGACTAGGCCTCCCCCAGATGATCTCCTCCCGGGCCCAGTTCGGGGTCCGGGGCGCGATCGTCCCACTGCTGCTGGTCATCGTCATGTACGTGGGCTTCTTCGCCAGCGGCAGCGTGCTCGCCGGACAGGCGGTCGGCGAACTCACCCATCTCGGCGACACCACCGGGATCGTCCTCTTCGCCCTCGTCACCGCCGTGGCGGCCGCCGTCGGCTACCGCCTGATCCACACCCTGGGCCGGATCGCGGGCGTCGTCTGCGCCCTGGCCTTCGTCTATCTGGGCATCCGGCTGCTGGACCGCACCGACCTGGCCACCCTCCTCCACGACCGGACCTTCGACTTCCCGCTCTTCCTCCTCGCGGTGTCGCTGTCCGCCTCCTGGCAGCTCGCCTTCGGCCCGTACGTCGCCGACTACTCCCGCTATCTGCCGCGCACCACCTCCGCGAAGGCCACCTTCTCCTGGACCCTCGCCGGCACCGTCCTCGGCTCCCAGTGGTCCATGACCTTCGGCGCCCTCGCGGCCGCCGCGGCCGGCCACGCCTTCGTCGGCCACGAGGTCACGTACATCGTCGGCCTCGGCGGCGGCGCGGCCCTGATCACCTCGCTGCTCTACTTCGTCATCGCCCTCGGCAAGCTGACGATCAACGTCCTCAACACCTACGGCGGCTTCATGTCGATGGTGACCAGCGTCAGCGGCTTCCGCGGCCGCGCCACCCTCTCCCCACGCGGCCGGGCCGCCTACATCGCCGGGATCATGGTCGCGGGCACGGCGGTCGCACTGCTCGGCAAGGACAGCTTCCTGTCCTCCTTCAAGGACTTCCTGCTGTTCCTGCTGACCTTCTTCACCCCGTGGAGCGCGATCAACCTCGTCGACTACTACGCCATCGCCAAGGAGCGCTACGACATCCCCGCCCTCAGCGACCCGAACGGCCGCTACGGCGCCTGGCGCTGGAAGGCGCTGACCACCTACGCCCTCGGTGTCCTCGCCCAACTCCCCTTCCTGTCCACCGCCTTCTACACCGGCCCCTTCGTCGCCCCCCTGGGCGGCGCGGACATCTCCTGGCTCATCGGCCTCGCCGTCCCCGCCGCCGTCTACTGGCTCCTGGCCCACCGCGACACCGCCCACGTCCCGGACCACATGATCCTCACCCCGGATCCACCATCGGACCGTCCGTACGTCACCGAGTCCGGGTGA
- a CDS encoding ABC transporter permease, whose translation MTIDWGWFPDHRSTLVTLTLDHLSTAVPAVLFGLLIALPLAVIAHRVRPLRGLLLGLSNILFTIPSIAIFVLLLPVTGLTRTTAITGLTIYTLVVLLRNTVEGLDSVPTKVREASTAMGARPLRTLLTVELPLAFPVIMAGVRVATVMAISLVSVASYIGYGGLGQLFTDGFQRNYPTPVVAGVILSLVLALVADAVLVTIQWLCTPWLRRRA comes from the coding sequence ATGACCATCGACTGGGGCTGGTTCCCCGATCACCGGAGCACCCTGGTCACGCTCACCCTGGACCACCTCTCCACCGCCGTCCCGGCCGTCCTCTTCGGCCTGCTGATCGCGCTCCCGCTGGCCGTGATCGCCCACCGGGTGCGCCCGCTGCGCGGACTCCTGCTCGGGCTCTCGAACATCCTGTTCACGATCCCCTCCATCGCGATCTTCGTCCTGCTGCTGCCGGTCACCGGCCTCACCCGCACCACCGCCATCACCGGCCTGACCATCTACACCCTGGTCGTGCTGTTGCGGAACACCGTCGAAGGCCTCGACAGCGTCCCCACCAAGGTCCGCGAGGCGTCCACCGCGATGGGCGCCCGCCCGCTGCGCACCCTGCTCACCGTCGAGCTGCCGCTCGCCTTCCCGGTGATCATGGCGGGCGTACGGGTCGCCACCGTTATGGCGATATCGCTGGTCAGCGTGGCCAGCTACATCGGGTACGGCGGCCTCGGCCAGCTGTTCACCGACGGCTTCCAGCGCAACTACCCCACCCCCGTCGTGGCCGGAGTCATCCTGTCCCTGGTGCTGGCGCTGGTCGCGGACGCCGTACTGGTCACCATCCAGTGGCTGTGCACCCCGTGGCTGAGGAGGCGTGCCTGA